The following proteins are encoded in a genomic region of Blastocatellia bacterium:
- a CDS encoding universal stress protein has translation MFPFKKILCPTDFSEPSYEGLKWALQLAQHFGAELSIIHVIPISPALGEAAVTFHVAEYETSARADVEHRFQELFQQRIPAGMQVRRIISHGDAATEIVRVASEEQMDVIVIATHGLTGWRHLVFGSVAEKVVRLATCPVLTVRAPQPQ, from the coding sequence ATGTTTCCGTTCAAAAAGATTCTCTGTCCCACGGATTTCAGCGAGCCGTCTTATGAAGGCCTGAAGTGGGCACTTCAATTGGCGCAACATTTCGGCGCTGAGTTGTCCATCATACACGTCATACCGATCTCTCCCGCCCTTGGTGAAGCCGCTGTGACGTTCCACGTGGCCGAGTATGAGACATCCGCGCGCGCTGATGTCGAGCATCGCTTCCAGGAATTATTTCAGCAACGCATTCCCGCCGGGATGCAGGTGCGTCGGATCATCAGTCATGGCGATGCTGCCACTGAGATTGTGCGCGTAGCCAGTGAGGAGCAGATGGATGTGATTGTGATCGCCACACACGGGTTGACCGGCTGGCGGCATCTGGTCTTTGGCTCGGTTGCTGAGAAGGTCGTGCGATTGGCCACGTGTCCGGTGCTGACGGTGCGGGCACCGCAGCCGCAGTGA